From a region of the Myxococcus guangdongensis genome:
- a CDS encoding YfhO family protein: MLPALLVSLPLGFFIRALASGGVFIAGDTLRVFYPTRVFWAERVSQFSLPEWFPYDGFGQSFVGAINAGAFHPTALLHLVLPPGAAGTATFLCCYLLALVGTYALMRAYQVPRAGALFSAITFAFCGYLVAITNNSTYLLSASAVPAALWAAVRFLREPSVRRLAAGGALLALVVAGGDAQGFAMVNAAVVLVACVDPAAGTWRRRLGMCLVLVATGGLLAAPQLFPAAALAGSGAPGARSLVESQRFSLAPLRLGELLMGSFLADVEGMRGIPESVVRNLVPSGGFGRVWVDCVYVGTPACVLALAALFTFARRPRAWVLAGAWLLWVMLCLGDALPVYGWVYQWVPPWRPFRYPEKLVPWVSLGLAVAAGLGWRACVDEGRGRRAVAWAAGVVVWVGGSVAVAEAFFGAWSRHGLVSRWPQAPAGVVAALSGNVVRVGVVTAVLALACALLTLLLRARGLRGGLLVALQLGALWWGSEPFYVLAPAELLDVAPPFVEPIRREAPPGEPVRVSMEVRTLGTWNVPGYDFNERMALRLLTTFQPDTMVLWGLESANGYLPGESVRVRELRQDRPHWYGHLAPRLGTPFSVHDTRELAASALPPTARLIAQDSLFGTSLVHHSDALPRVHVARPRCVSGMDEALGLMLASPLPPRDVAVVECATGPLPEASARLTSTVRVERPSPEHLLARVEVSEPAVLVVNDAYQPGWTAWVDGQEAAILPANVAVRAVAVPAGQHHVELRYRTPGLRPGLLVALGTLLALAVLDVVGRRTERKRLGFQEVGAPRGP; this comes from the coding sequence ATGTTGCCAGCGCTCCTGGTGTCGCTGCCCCTGGGGTTCTTCATCCGGGCGTTGGCCAGTGGCGGCGTCTTCATCGCCGGGGACACGCTGCGCGTCTTCTATCCGACGCGGGTCTTCTGGGCCGAGCGCGTGTCCCAGTTCTCGCTGCCGGAGTGGTTCCCCTACGACGGCTTCGGTCAGTCCTTCGTGGGGGCCATCAACGCGGGCGCGTTCCATCCCACCGCGTTGCTTCACCTGGTGCTGCCGCCCGGCGCGGCGGGGACGGCGACGTTCCTGTGCTGCTACCTGCTGGCGCTGGTCGGCACGTACGCGCTGATGCGGGCCTATCAGGTCCCCCGGGCTGGAGCGCTCTTCTCCGCCATCACCTTCGCGTTCTGTGGCTACCTGGTCGCCATCACCAACAACTCGACCTACCTGCTGTCCGCCAGCGCGGTGCCAGCGGCGCTCTGGGCGGCGGTCCGCTTCCTGCGAGAGCCCTCGGTGAGGCGGCTGGCCGCGGGCGGAGCGTTGCTGGCGCTGGTGGTCGCGGGAGGTGACGCGCAGGGGTTCGCCATGGTGAACGCGGCCGTCGTGCTGGTGGCCTGTGTCGACCCCGCCGCGGGGACCTGGCGACGACGCCTGGGCATGTGTCTGGTGTTGGTCGCCACGGGGGGCCTGTTGGCCGCGCCGCAGTTGTTTCCGGCCGCGGCGCTCGCGGGCTCGGGGGCGCCGGGGGCCCGCTCGCTCGTGGAGTCGCAACGCTTCTCGTTGGCGCCGTTGCGCCTGGGGGAGCTGTTGATGGGCTCCTTCCTCGCGGATGTCGAGGGGATGCGGGGCATCCCGGAGTCCGTGGTCCGCAACCTGGTGCCGTCCGGCGGCTTCGGTCGGGTCTGGGTGGATTGCGTCTACGTGGGGACCCCCGCGTGTGTGCTCGCGCTGGCGGCCCTCTTCACGTTCGCCAGGCGCCCCCGCGCCTGGGTCCTCGCGGGGGCATGGCTCCTCTGGGTGATGCTCTGTCTGGGAGACGCGCTGCCCGTCTACGGCTGGGTCTACCAGTGGGTCCCTCCCTGGCGCCCCTTCCGCTACCCGGAGAAGCTGGTCCCTTGGGTGTCACTCGGGCTCGCGGTGGCGGCGGGGTTGGGGTGGCGAGCCTGTGTGGATGAGGGGCGAGGTCGCCGGGCGGTCGCATGGGCCGCGGGCGTGGTGGTGTGGGTGGGCGGGAGCGTGGCGGTGGCGGAGGCGTTCTTCGGAGCCTGGAGCCGCCACGGGCTCGTCTCCCGCTGGCCCCAGGCTCCCGCCGGGGTGGTGGCCGCGTTGTCCGGCAACGTGGTGCGCGTGGGGGTGGTGACGGCGGTGCTCGCGCTCGCGTGCGCGCTGCTCACGCTGCTCCTCCGGGCACGCGGGCTCCGAGGGGGGCTCCTGGTCGCGCTCCAGCTGGGGGCGCTGTGGTGGGGCAGCGAGCCGTTCTACGTGCTCGCGCCCGCGGAGCTGCTGGACGTGGCTCCGCCCTTCGTCGAGCCCATCCGTCGCGAGGCTCCTCCGGGAGAGCCCGTGCGCGTGTCGATGGAGGTCCGCACCCTCGGGACCTGGAACGTGCCCGGGTATGACTTCAACGAGCGCATGGCGCTCCGGCTGCTGACGACGTTCCAGCCGGACACGATGGTGCTGTGGGGGCTCGAGAGCGCGAATGGCTACCTTCCGGGGGAGAGCGTCCGGGTGCGCGAGCTGCGGCAGGACCGGCCGCACTGGTACGGCCACCTCGCGCCACGCCTGGGCACGCCCTTCTCCGTCCATGACACCAGGGAACTCGCGGCGTCGGCCCTGCCTCCCACCGCGAGGCTCATCGCCCAGGATTCGTTGTTCGGGACGTCGCTGGTGCACCACTCCGACGCCCTGCCGCGTGTCCATGTCGCCCGGCCTCGATGCGTGTCGGGGATGGATGAGGCGCTGGGCCTCATGCTGGCGTCCCCGCTGCCCCCTCGCGACGTCGCCGTCGTGGAGTGCGCCACCGGGCCCCTGCCCGAGGCCTCCGCGCGGCTGACGAGCACCGTGCGCGTGGAGCGCCCCTCCCCCGAGCACCTGCTCGCGCGGGTGGAGGTCTCCGAGCCCGCGGTGCTCGTCGTCAATGACGCCTACCAGCCCGGGTGGACGGCGTGGGTGGATGGACAGGAGGCCGCCATCCTCCCCGCCAACGTCGCGGTTCGCGCGGTGGCGGTGCCAGCGGGCCAGCACCACGTGGAGCTGCGCTACCGGACACCGGGGCTGCGCCCGGGGCTCCTCGTCGCTCTGGGCACGCTGCTCGCTTTGGCCGTACTCGACGTCGTGGGCAGGCGCACGGAGAGGAAACGCCTCGGATTCCAGGAGGTTGGCGCGCCTCGGGGGCCCTGA
- a CDS encoding RNA polymerase factor sigma-32, with protein sequence MQDSSHFSSPDSLSTYLSEINQYPLLTQPQEQELSRRFRKGDLMAGHQLVTSNLRFVVKVAYEYRSYGLKMSDLIQEANIGLMKAVQKFDPDKGIRLISYAVWWIRAYIQNCILRNWSLVKLGTTQAQRRLFFSLARTRRELERMGAGDASIVNAEEIARKLNVKASEVREMEQRMGGRDLSLDAPVGEDGDATHLDFVESATASHEDEVADRQQAGLTRELVQRALRRLDPRERFIIENRVMGDSEMTLSELGEHFGFSRERARQLEIRAKDKLKAELALLMADAGLDAASL encoded by the coding sequence ATGCAGGATTCCTCCCACTTCTCCTCCCCGGACTCCCTCTCCACGTACCTCTCGGAGATCAATCAGTACCCGCTGCTCACGCAGCCCCAGGAGCAGGAGCTGTCGCGGCGCTTCCGCAAGGGCGACCTCATGGCGGGCCACCAGCTGGTCACCAGCAACCTGCGCTTCGTGGTGAAGGTGGCCTACGAGTACCGCTCCTACGGCCTGAAGATGTCGGACCTCATCCAGGAGGCGAACATCGGCCTGATGAAGGCCGTGCAGAAGTTCGACCCGGACAAGGGCATCCGCCTCATCTCCTACGCGGTGTGGTGGATTCGCGCGTACATCCAGAACTGCATCCTGCGCAACTGGAGCCTGGTGAAGCTGGGCACCACGCAGGCGCAGCGCCGCCTCTTCTTCAGCCTGGCGCGCACCCGCCGCGAGCTCGAGCGCATGGGCGCCGGCGACGCGAGCATCGTCAACGCGGAGGAGATTGCCCGCAAGCTCAACGTGAAGGCCTCCGAGGTGCGCGAGATGGAGCAGCGCATGGGCGGCCGTGACTTGTCGCTCGACGCCCCCGTGGGCGAGGACGGCGACGCCACGCACCTGGACTTCGTCGAGTCCGCCACCGCCTCGCACGAGGACGAGGTGGCCGACCGCCAGCAGGCGGGCCTCACCCGCGAGCTGGTGCAGCGCGCCCTGCGCCGGTTGGATCCGCGCGAGCGCTTCATCATCGAGAACCGGGTGATGGGTGACTCCGAGATGACGCTCAGCGAGCTGGGCGAGCACTTCGGCTTCTCCCGCGAGCGCGCCCGCCAGCTGGAGATTCGCGCCAAGGACAAGCTCAAGGCGGAGCTGGCGCTGCTCATGGCCGACGCCGGCCTGGACGCCGCGTCGCTCTGA
- a CDS encoding Pvc16 family protein has protein sequence MGKLGGTLELIRARLDEFIRNAELAPRQEPWVVLSNLTDHEGRPAAPARDAVVMYLANLQHETIVSTYNRNVPVSQDTYGIVSPPLYIDLFVLLYANFEDQAYAVGLEAISQVISYFQQTPWFTQQSLPGLDPDIDKLTFEFVNLDLLGLNHLMGLAGVKYLPSVFYKVRMIPYRGTAMQAQVPAAKGVEAPGQPREQEP, from the coding sequence TTGGGTAAGCTCGGAGGCACATTGGAGCTCATCCGCGCGCGGCTGGATGAGTTCATCCGCAACGCGGAGCTGGCGCCCCGGCAGGAGCCCTGGGTGGTGCTCTCCAACCTGACGGACCACGAGGGCCGTCCGGCCGCGCCCGCGCGCGACGCGGTGGTGATGTACCTGGCCAACCTCCAGCACGAGACCATCGTCAGCACGTACAACCGCAACGTGCCCGTGTCGCAGGACACGTACGGCATCGTCTCGCCGCCGCTCTACATCGACCTGTTCGTCCTCCTGTACGCCAACTTCGAGGACCAGGCGTACGCGGTGGGCCTGGAGGCCATCTCCCAGGTCATCAGCTACTTCCAGCAGACGCCCTGGTTCACCCAGCAGAGCCTGCCCGGGCTGGACCCGGACATCGACAAGCTCACCTTCGAGTTCGTCAACCTGGACCTGCTGGGGCTCAACCACCTGATGGGGCTGGCGGGGGTGAAGTACCTGCCGTCCGTCTTCTACAAGGTCCGGATGATTCCCTACCGGGGCACGGCCATGCAGGCCCAGGTGCCGGCGGCCAAGGGTGTCGAGGCGCCAGGGCAGCCCCGGGAGCAGGAGCCATGA
- a CDS encoding phage tail sheath family protein produces MATRPARKTPGVYVTELDAFPPSVVGIQTAVPAFIGYTQTAQLSGKPVLNKPILINSLADYQQVFGGAPDPLFRLEEVTDTTKQKAGDYDFKVYDAATPVWKYYNLVNSTGTQFNLFNSLRLFYANGGGTAYIVSVGDYTATLGADALKGGLDVIAEQVGPTMLVVPDAVNLTTLADYQKVSAKMLDQCGQLKDRVALLDVWGSATVTKDTLTQVITDYRGILGDKFLNYGMAYFPFLHTSVQEVSDFDYRNITLEATLKDILKLESANLYATNPTRKTAVDADIDKMGTVTLEEEVLALNQNLTAALPLLTDMLRVITGKDDVLPSSGAMAGIYTWNDTNRGVWNAPANVSLTSVTSTTFKLNNDQQADLNVPVDGKAINAVREFVGRGSVVWGARTLDGNSNDWRYIQVRRTLVYVEQSVKSSLDRFVFSANDGNTWASVTSMVSSFLQGLWSQGGLLGATASDAFSVECGLGSTMTAQDVLEGYMVVQVTLQMIRPAEFIELTFKQKMEGASA; encoded by the coding sequence ATGGCCACCCGACCCGCACGCAAGACTCCCGGCGTCTATGTCACCGAGCTGGACGCCTTCCCACCCTCCGTCGTCGGCATCCAGACGGCGGTGCCCGCCTTCATCGGCTACACCCAGACGGCCCAGCTGAGCGGCAAGCCCGTCCTCAACAAGCCCATCCTCATCAACTCGCTGGCGGACTATCAGCAGGTCTTCGGCGGCGCGCCGGACCCGCTCTTCCGGCTGGAGGAGGTCACCGACACCACCAAGCAGAAGGCCGGTGACTACGACTTCAAGGTGTACGACGCGGCCACGCCCGTCTGGAAGTACTACAACCTGGTCAACTCCACCGGCACCCAGTTCAACCTCTTCAACAGCCTGCGGCTGTTCTACGCGAACGGCGGCGGCACCGCGTACATCGTCTCCGTGGGCGACTACACGGCCACGCTGGGCGCCGACGCGCTCAAGGGCGGCCTGGACGTCATCGCCGAGCAGGTGGGCCCCACGATGCTCGTCGTCCCGGACGCGGTGAACCTCACCACGCTGGCCGACTACCAGAAGGTCTCCGCGAAGATGCTCGACCAGTGCGGGCAGCTCAAGGACCGCGTGGCGCTGTTGGACGTGTGGGGCTCCGCCACCGTCACCAAGGACACCCTCACGCAGGTCATCACCGACTACCGCGGCATCCTCGGGGACAAGTTCCTCAACTACGGCATGGCGTACTTCCCCTTCCTGCACACCTCCGTGCAGGAGGTGAGCGACTTCGACTACCGGAACATCACCCTGGAGGCGACGCTCAAGGACATCCTCAAGCTGGAGAGCGCCAACCTCTACGCCACCAACCCCACGCGCAAGACGGCGGTGGACGCGGACATCGACAAGATGGGCACCGTCACGCTCGAGGAGGAGGTGCTGGCGCTCAACCAGAACCTCACCGCCGCGCTGCCCCTGCTCACGGACATGCTGCGCGTCATCACCGGCAAGGACGACGTGCTGCCCTCCAGCGGCGCCATGGCGGGCATCTACACGTGGAACGACACCAACCGGGGCGTGTGGAACGCGCCGGCCAACGTCAGCCTGACGTCCGTCACCAGCACCACCTTCAAGCTCAACAACGACCAGCAGGCGGACCTCAACGTCCCGGTGGACGGCAAGGCCATCAACGCCGTGCGCGAGTTCGTGGGCCGGGGCTCCGTCGTCTGGGGCGCGCGCACGCTGGACGGCAACAGCAACGACTGGCGCTACATCCAGGTGCGCCGCACGCTCGTCTACGTGGAGCAGTCGGTGAAGAGCTCGTTGGACCGCTTCGTCTTCTCCGCCAACGACGGCAACACCTGGGCGTCGGTGACGTCCATGGTGTCCAGCTTCCTGCAGGGGCTCTGGTCCCAGGGCGGCCTGCTCGGCGCCACGGCGTCGGACGCCTTCAGCGTGGAGTGCGGCCTGGGCAGCACCATGACGGCCCAGGACGTGCTCGAGGGCTACATGGTCGTCCAGGTCACGCTGCAGATGATCCGCCCGGCGGAGTTCATCGAGCTGACCTTCAAGCAGAAGATGGAAGGCGCCAGCGCGTAG
- a CDS encoding phage tail protein — protein sequence MAGEVQNDIWPLPKFYFSVQLGDDTSVSFQEVDGLETETQVIEYRHGNNPSFFPIKMPGLGKVGNVRMRKGIFVNDARFWAWYNEIKMNTIARRTVIISLLDEQGAPKMTWTLNNAWPTKLSGTDLKSEGNEVAVETLEVAFETLVVAAP from the coding sequence ATGGCAGGAGAAGTTCAGAACGACATCTGGCCGTTGCCGAAATTCTATTTCTCCGTGCAGCTCGGGGACGACACCTCCGTGAGCTTCCAGGAAGTGGATGGCCTGGAGACGGAGACGCAGGTCATCGAGTACCGGCACGGCAACAACCCCAGCTTCTTCCCCATCAAGATGCCCGGCCTGGGCAAGGTGGGGAACGTGAGGATGCGCAAGGGCATCTTCGTGAACGATGCCCGCTTCTGGGCCTGGTACAACGAAATCAAGATGAACACGATTGCCCGGCGGACGGTCATCATCAGTCTGCTGGATGAGCAGGGCGCGCCGAAGATGACGTGGACGCTCAACAACGCGTGGCCCACGAAGCTCTCCGGCACGGACCTCAAGTCCGAGGGCAACGAGGTGGCCGTGGAGACGCTCGAGGTCGCCTTCGAGACGCTCGTCGTCGCCGCGCCTTAA
- a CDS encoding phage tail protein encodes MSEPYYPPGAFYFSVSVLGSATLLAAASDLDASFQEISGIEARWDTEDVTEGGENRFIHKLPKAARYSNLVLKRGVVTRDSFLAEWFGQSVGSGLSLPLLPQNILVLLLNEEGLPLVAWGFVNAWPLRWQVSPMSSQENRILTESLELSYNYFERVNLGSPASVAIKLAQLTSRLM; translated from the coding sequence ATGTCCGAACCCTACTATCCGCCAGGCGCGTTCTACTTCAGCGTCTCCGTGCTCGGCTCCGCGACGCTGCTCGCGGCGGCGAGCGATTTGGACGCGTCGTTCCAGGAGATCTCCGGCATCGAGGCCCGCTGGGACACCGAGGACGTCACCGAGGGCGGCGAGAACCGCTTCATCCACAAGCTGCCCAAGGCGGCCCGGTACTCCAACCTGGTGCTCAAGCGGGGCGTGGTGACGCGGGACTCGTTCCTGGCGGAGTGGTTCGGACAGAGCGTGGGCTCGGGGCTGTCGTTGCCCCTGCTCCCGCAGAACATCCTGGTGCTGCTGCTCAACGAGGAAGGCCTGCCGCTGGTGGCGTGGGGCTTCGTCAACGCGTGGCCGCTGCGCTGGCAGGTCTCACCGATGAGCTCGCAGGAGAACCGCATCCTCACCGAGTCATTGGAGCTGTCCTACAACTACTTCGAGCGGGTGAACCTGGGCAGCCCGGCCTCCGTGGCCATCAAGCTGGCCCAGCTCACCTCTCGGTTGATGTGA
- a CDS encoding DUF5908 family protein — protein sequence MPLEVNEVGIQVNVKDGSGEDGLEVSSTPVADCNHAEEQAEKERMMEECVRRVLQVLKAQRER from the coding sequence ATGCCGCTCGAGGTCAACGAGGTGGGCATCCAGGTCAACGTGAAGGACGGCTCGGGCGAAGACGGCCTGGAGGTGTCCAGCACGCCGGTGGCGGACTGCAACCACGCGGAGGAGCAAGCGGAGAAGGAGCGGATGATGGAGGAGTGCGTGCGGCGCGTGCTCCAGGTGCTCAAGGCCCAGCGGGAGCGTTGA
- a CDS encoding CIS tube protein, whose protein sequence is MGFSGSLEKMNVIAYQKSDFTSEVGRYTVYINPASYSQTYCVKYNDVQPQGSSGGSPEFNRIPSDTVELELVFDGTGVVPSPLPGLMPFTDDGIADQVSKFKNLVFTYNGNIHSPNYLKLSWGTFLFKCRLSKLSMTYTLFKPDGTPLRARAKGTFLGYNDEVELALKARMSSPDLTHVRTVKAGDTLPLMCFRIYGTSTLYLEVARVNGLVDFRRLTVGSQLVFPPLQERQT, encoded by the coding sequence ATGGGGTTCTCCGGCAGCCTCGAGAAGATGAACGTCATCGCCTACCAGAAGTCCGACTTCACGTCGGAGGTGGGCCGCTACACCGTGTACATCAACCCGGCGTCGTACTCGCAAACGTACTGCGTCAAGTACAACGACGTGCAGCCGCAGGGCAGCAGCGGCGGCTCGCCGGAGTTCAACCGCATTCCCTCCGACACGGTGGAGCTGGAGCTGGTGTTCGACGGCACCGGCGTGGTGCCCAGCCCGCTGCCGGGGCTCATGCCCTTCACCGACGATGGCATCGCGGACCAGGTGTCGAAGTTCAAGAACCTGGTCTTCACCTACAACGGGAACATCCACAGCCCCAACTACCTGAAGCTGTCGTGGGGCACGTTCCTGTTCAAGTGCCGGCTGTCGAAGCTGAGCATGACGTACACGCTGTTCAAGCCGGACGGCACGCCGCTGCGCGCGCGGGCCAAGGGGACGTTCCTCGGCTACAACGACGAGGTGGAGCTGGCGCTCAAGGCGCGGATGAGCTCTCCGGACCTGACGCACGTGCGCACCGTGAAGGCGGGCGACACGCTGCCGCTGATGTGCTTCCGCATCTACGGCACCAGCACGCTCTACCTGGAGGTCGCGCGGGTCAACGGCCTGGTCGACTTCCGGCGGCTCACGGTGGGCTCGCAGTTGGTCTTCCCGCCGCTCCAGGAGCGCCAGACATGA
- the vgrG gene encoding type VI secretion system tip protein VgrG — MSPPSPAKDAGALTTFAIQADGALIPTTFRVVSVDTWLGVNKLPRAKLVLFDGDAATGTFPISAMSTFLPGARVTISAGYDGDNTRIFEGVVCRQGLDIDAGSGSKLVVELSDEALKMTLERKSGFFEKVKDSALIQTLLSRNGLSGSVEATTGVHDEIVQYYATDWDLMVTRAQLNGLVVMADGGKVTVAEPDTSQTPVLAVAYGTTILDLQAELDATTQFDASSIKGYTWDAGAQKLIESGPRAVSVKEQGNVSSAQLAKVFGAKKVVVQTGAELTSTDLQDWASAELLLSKLSKIRGTVRFQGSALAKVGKTLELGGLGPRFNGTAFISGVRHHIEDGRWLTTVDFGLSSRWFTSESPDIAAPGASGQLPPVKGLQTGVVKQVAKDPGGELRVLVGLPLFQDPSQGVWARLGMFYASKGVGALFYPEVGDEVVVGFMNEDPRDPIILGSVYSKQRAPASPPDEQNTKKAVVTRSKLELSFDDEKKIILIKTPGGHTVKLDDASGAISLQDSNGNTVSLSKGGIVLDSASDVKISAKRNVAVKAGGNLTLEATGNVSVSGAQVTNKASMKFAASGNAQAEVTSSGVLTVRGTLVKIN, encoded by the coding sequence ATGAGCCCCCCCTCGCCCGCGAAGGACGCAGGCGCCCTGACGACGTTCGCCATCCAGGCGGACGGGGCGCTCATCCCCACCACGTTCCGCGTCGTCTCGGTGGACACGTGGCTGGGGGTCAACAAGCTGCCGCGCGCGAAGCTGGTGTTGTTCGACGGGGACGCCGCCACGGGCACCTTCCCCATCAGCGCGATGTCCACCTTCCTGCCCGGCGCGCGCGTCACCATCTCCGCCGGCTACGACGGGGACAACACGCGCATCTTCGAAGGGGTGGTGTGCCGGCAGGGGTTGGACATCGACGCTGGGTCGGGCTCGAAGCTGGTGGTGGAGCTGAGCGACGAGGCGCTGAAGATGACGCTGGAGCGCAAGAGCGGCTTCTTCGAGAAGGTGAAGGACAGCGCGCTCATCCAGACGCTGCTGTCGCGCAACGGGCTGTCCGGGAGCGTGGAGGCCACCACGGGCGTGCACGACGAAATCGTCCAGTACTACGCCACGGACTGGGACTTGATGGTGACGCGGGCGCAGCTCAACGGCCTGGTCGTCATGGCGGACGGCGGGAAGGTGACGGTGGCGGAGCCGGACACGAGCCAGACGCCAGTGCTCGCGGTGGCCTACGGCACCACCATCCTGGACCTGCAGGCGGAGCTGGATGCGACGACGCAGTTCGATGCGTCCTCCATCAAGGGCTACACCTGGGACGCGGGGGCGCAGAAGCTCATCGAGTCGGGGCCTCGCGCGGTGTCGGTGAAGGAGCAGGGCAACGTCTCGTCGGCGCAGCTGGCCAAGGTCTTCGGCGCGAAGAAGGTGGTGGTGCAGACGGGCGCGGAGCTGACGTCCACGGACCTCCAGGACTGGGCCTCGGCGGAGCTGCTGTTGTCGAAGCTGTCGAAGATTCGCGGCACGGTGCGCTTCCAGGGCAGCGCGCTCGCCAAGGTGGGCAAGACGCTGGAATTGGGCGGGCTGGGGCCTCGCTTCAACGGCACGGCCTTCATCAGCGGCGTGAGGCACCACATCGAGGACGGGCGGTGGCTGACGACGGTGGACTTCGGGTTGTCCTCGCGCTGGTTCACGTCGGAGTCGCCGGACATCGCGGCGCCCGGAGCGTCCGGGCAGCTGCCTCCCGTCAAGGGACTGCAGACGGGCGTGGTGAAGCAGGTGGCCAAGGACCCCGGGGGGGAGCTGCGCGTGCTGGTGGGGCTGCCGCTCTTCCAGGACCCGAGCCAGGGCGTGTGGGCGCGGCTGGGGATGTTCTACGCGTCCAAGGGCGTGGGCGCGCTGTTCTATCCGGAGGTGGGCGACGAGGTGGTGGTGGGCTTCATGAACGAGGACCCGAGAGACCCCATCATCCTGGGCTCCGTGTACAGCAAGCAGCGCGCGCCCGCGTCTCCCCCAGACGAGCAGAACACGAAGAAGGCCGTGGTGACGCGCTCCAAGCTGGAGCTGTCGTTCGACGACGAGAAGAAGATCATCCTCATCAAGACGCCCGGCGGCCACACGGTGAAGCTGGACGACGCGTCCGGGGCCATCTCGCTCCAGGACAGCAATGGCAACACCGTGTCGCTGTCCAAGGGCGGCATCGTGTTGGACAGCGCGTCCGACGTGAAGATTTCAGCGAAGCGCAACGTGGCGGTGAAGGCGGGGGGGAACCTGACGCTCGAGGCCACGGGGAACGTCTCCGTGAGCGGCGCGCAGGTGACGAACAAGGCCTCGATGAAGTTCGCGGCCAGCGGCAACGCGCAGGCCGAGGTGACGTCCAGCGGCGTCCTCACGGTGCGCGGCACGCTGGTCAAAATCAACTGA
- a CDS encoding PAAR domain-containing protein, whose protein sequence is MPPAARLTDFHQCPMTTPVGPAQVPHVGGPIAGPGAVTVLIGGLPAAKVGDIAICVGPPDAIVKGSMTVKVMGLPAARLGDKTAHGGTVLVGLPTVMIGG, encoded by the coding sequence ATGCCTCCCGCAGCCCGACTCACCGACTTCCATCAGTGCCCCATGACGACGCCCGTGGGTCCCGCGCAGGTGCCGCACGTCGGGGGTCCCATCGCGGGCCCAGGCGCCGTCACCGTGCTCATCGGCGGGCTGCCCGCGGCGAAGGTGGGCGACATCGCCATCTGCGTGGGGCCGCCGGACGCCATCGTGAAGGGCTCCATGACGGTGAAGGTGATGGGGCTGCCCGCGGCTCGGTTGGGGGACAAGACGGCCCATGGCGGCACCGTGCTCGTGGGCCTGCCCACGGTGATGATTGGAGGGTGA
- a CDS encoding GPW/gp25 family protein, translating to METKAPSFLGTGWSFPPTFSRSTGGVMMASGELDIRESLWVLLSTSLGERTMLPNYGCELRTMVFRGVNTTLTRQIQDYVQQAILYWEPRIVVDAVTVQKDASVEGLLTITVSYVVTQTNSRSNLVYPFYLQEGSIPVTGP from the coding sequence ATGGAGACCAAGGCCCCTTCGTTCCTCGGCACCGGGTGGAGCTTCCCGCCCACGTTCTCCCGGAGCACCGGCGGCGTGATGATGGCCAGCGGCGAGCTGGACATCCGCGAGAGCCTCTGGGTGTTGCTGTCCACGTCGCTGGGCGAGCGCACGATGCTGCCCAACTACGGCTGTGAGCTGCGGACGATGGTGTTCCGCGGCGTGAACACCACGCTGACGCGGCAGATACAGGACTACGTCCAGCAGGCCATCCTCTACTGGGAGCCGCGCATCGTCGTGGACGCGGTGACGGTGCAGAAGGACGCCTCGGTGGAGGGGCTGCTCACCATCACCGTGTCCTATGTCGTCACGCAGACGAACTCGCGCAGCAACCTCGTCTATCCCTTCTATCTGCAGGAGGGGAGCATCCCGGTCACGGGGCCCTAG